One Helicobacter pylori genomic window, ATGATGAAACGAGCTTTGTGTCCTCATTTAATGTATTTTTAGCGATCCTTTCAGCCCTTTCGTTGATTTCTTCATCGCTTAAAACCCTCTCTTTGGGCGCTTCATCGCCTTTATTTCTGCTAAACTTGTTTGCTAAGATTCTTAAATCCCTCTTTAGCCCTATTTGACAAACTCTGTTTTTCTTTTTGCTTTTTGACTTCTTCATCAACAATCCTGTTAAACTCCCTTACATACCTTCTCATGTTCGTTTTCAAGCTCTAAAATATCCTTTGGGCTATAAAACTCCGCTTCAGCGCTCAGGGTATTGGCGTATTTTAAAATGGTAAGGCTAGCGGTCATGGGCGTTGCCGCTTTGGGTAAAACCTCTACACCCTCAAAAATCAAAGCGTTTAAGAGCGAGCTTTTGCCCGCTTTCACGCGCCCGATGATACCGACTTTAAGATCCCTATTTGTATCTTGCAACTCTTTTAGCGTTTTCTCTAACTCTTCGGTTTTGATCACAGCGTTTTCGCTGATAAAAGGCCTAGCTCTTTCTTGTAAGCCTTGTTCTTGTAGCGTTTTTTCAATTAAAGCGCTTTTTTTGATAAGTTCTTGAGCGTTCATTATTAATCCTTTAAATATTGTTGTTCTAGATCGCTTAAAGCGTTGATCTTGTTTTCTAAGATTTGTTTTTGATTTTCTAAATCATTTAGGTGTTTTTCTTTTTCTGTTTGAGCGAGCGCGATTTCTTGTTTTTTATGCGTGATTTCTAATTCGCACCGATCTTTTAAACCTTTTAGGGAATTTTCCAAGCATTCATTAAACAAGCCCGGTAAAACTTTTTTAAGCTTGTATTGAACCTCTGGTATCACTTTGACTTCAATCAGATTTTCTAACTTCGCCCGCTCTTTTTCCTCATTTCTAAAGAATGAAGCGATGATATTAGGCAGTAAGATCAATAATTCTTTTAAAAGAGGTTTTAACCCTTGTAAGATCAGCACGAAAGGTCTTGTAACCGGGTTCTTGGCTAAGATCACGCTTAAAGCGTTGATCCCTAATTCAAGGCCATGCTCTAAATTTACAGAAAAACCGCTAGAAAGCTGCGTGTTGTTCAAGCTTGCAAATTCCGCACAAAAATCTTTTGAAAAAGAAAGGTTGATCTTTTCAATCTCTAATTTAGCGTTTTTGATCAAGCTTTGCTGCATGATGCTTTCTATTTCGCTATTGAACTCGTTAGGCTTGTTGGTTAAAGAGGCTAAATAGGATTTTTGCTCCCTGATCTCTTCTACTACTTTTTTAACCACCGATCCCACAGCCACGCTAGAATATTCTTCTTCTAAATTAGCCCTTAATTTTTCATAGGTTTTTTCAATGTCTTTAACGCTCAAATCCAAAGCTTGTATTTCTTCTAACGCCTTTTCTTTAGAATAATCAAAGTTTTTAATCACGCTTTTTAGGCTGTTTTGTAACTGGGAATTTAAAAACTTCAATCGTTTCAAATACAAAGCACTAAAAAGCTTTTCAGCGTCTATTTTATCCGCTACCTCTAAAAGGGCGTTATTGTCTTTATTAGAATGGATAAGATGCGTTGTCAAATCAAGGTGATCCTGAAGTTGCTCTTCAATATAATGAGAAATCTCTTCCACTTGCGAAGGCGTTCTTAAATTCGTTTTACTCAAAATAAAGCTAAGGCCTTTGTCAAACTCTAAAAGGTTTTTTAATTCCCTAACCATGCGTTTAGTAAGGTTACCCTCTTCTACGCTTGTGAGGATGACAAAATGCACGCCCCTTTCCAAATATTCCAAAATGGCATGGGTGTGGCTTGAAATAGGGCTATCAAAGCCTGGCATATCCACAAACACCAAAGGAGCGCTATCTTTTAGGGCTTCATTATTCAAATAAACCTTAAGGTAGGAATACTCCGCCGCATTCTTTTTAATCACCTCAAAACTTTGTTCATTCAGTTCAAAACTTTCTGTTTTTTCATCATTGTTTGAAAAAGCTTCTATGCGTTCGTTAGTGCTATAGTGTAATTCAGTGGCTAAAGAAGTCTCTGGCGTGATACCGGTAGGCAAAACGCTACTACCTAAAAAGCGGTTTAATAGTGTGCTTTTCCCTGCACTAAAATTCCCCACAACGGGTATCACAAGCTGTTGTTTTTGAACGCTTGCTAAAAGAGTAGAGCATTCTGTTTTATCAATCTCCACTCCTTTTAAAACTTCTAAAACCTGTTCTAAAAACTCCACAAAATTCGTCTGTGCGCGTAAAATCATTACCAATCCTTTAAAATTAAAAATTAAAATCTAAACAAGACGCAAAAATCCCCAAAAAATCCCTAAAAAGGGTTTATATGGGTTTATATGGGGGTGAAAAGATAAAACGGCTGACTAGAGAGAGAAAAAAAGCGGATTTTTAAGAATAATAGTCATTACAAACTTCTAGCGCCATTTAGTGGCTCTCATTATACTCAATTTCATAAAACAATCTTGATAGCCGGCATTAAATCGTTGTTTTCTTCTATTTTTAACATTCTCACATCTTTAACACAAACCGCAAAACTTGGTATCTGCTTGGCTAAAATTTGCACCGTAGCGACGCAAGTAACAGCGTTGATGGTCTCATCGCCAAAATACACGCTACCTTGTTGCCATTTAAAGCCATGTTGTTCCATGAATTTACGAATATCCGAATAAACTTTTGACAGATTCACTGCGTTTTCATTCAAGCAATTGGTGTCAAGATCAAAAGTTACAGCATACATTTTAACTCCTTTATTGGTTTGTGTTATAGCATGTTTTTACTTAGAATTTCGTTTGATAACCCATGCGTTTTACAACCCATGCGTTTGAGAATAAAACAATTTCATTTCTTTAGAAGCGAACTGGTTTTTTAACGCTTGGGCTAGAGGTAAAGCGACTTCCTCGCTTAAAAAAAGCTTGAATTTAGCGTAGTCTTTACGCCCACTCACCTGCTCTTTTTGGCTTAAAAGCAATGAAGAAGCGGCGTATTTATAGCATTCCACATAAAAAAAATCATCAAAGCCTTTTTCAAACAAATAATCTATTAAAGCGTCTTTCAAGCAAATATCAATATAAATTTCTAAAGCGAGCATGCAAAATCCCTTAATTGATTTTAATCTTTTTAGCGATGAGCATGAACATGGGTGGCAGTAAGAGTAAGGTTAGAGCGCTTGAGGTAACCAAACCTCCAAGCACCACGATCGCTAAAGGTTTTTGGACTTCGGATCCCACGCTATGAGAAAATAATAAAGGTATCAAACCCAAACCGGCAATGCAAGCGGTCATTAAAACCGGCCTCAAACGCCTTTTAGCGCCCAATAAAACGCATTCTTCTACGCTTTTTCCCTGTAAGAGAAGCTCTTTAAAATAGCCTATCATCACCACGCCATTTAAAACCGCAATCCCAAAAAGAGCGATAAAGCCCACGCTCGCTGGCACTGAAATATACTCCCCTACCACAAACAACGCAATAAGGCCTCCGGTAACCGCAAAAGGGATATTCAAAAGAATGAGCAAGGCTAAAGGAATGCTTTTAAAAGTGAAAAAAAGAATGAAAAAAATCGCTAAGATGCTTAAAGGGATAACGGTGGAGAGCCTTTTATTGGCCCGTTGCTGGTTTTCAAACTGCCCCCCATAAGTGATATAGTAGCTAGAAGGGAGTTTGACGTTTTGAGCGATCACTTTTTTAGCCTCTTCTACAAAAGAATTTAAATCGCGCCCCACCACATTACTGCGAACCACGCTCATGCGCCTTGAATTTTCGCGCACAACAGAAACAGGGCCATCCACTTCTTCAATTTTGGCGATAGAAGTGATAGGCACTAAAACGCCATATTTTGAAGTCAAGGCTAAACTTTTGATTTTAGTGATAGAGCTTGCAAAATCGCTCTCTTGGCGGATCATCACTGGGGTTCGTGAAATCCCTGTAGGGATCACATCTACAACCAAGCCCTCTAAAGCGGATTTTAAAAACTTGGAAAATTCATCGCTAGTGATCCCCACATCCGCCATCGATTCTTTATTGGGCGTTACATACAAATAATTCACGCCCTCATTAAGCGTGGTTAAAACTTCACTAGAGCCTTTAATCCCTTTTAAAGCTTGCGCGATTTGAAAGCTCAATTTATTCAATTCGCCAATATCATCTCCAAAAATCTTAACCGCTAAATCCCCCCTAACCCCTGTCAGCATTTCAGAAATCCTCATTTCAATGGGTTGGGTGAAAGAAAAGTTAATCCCCTTAAAGTCTTTTAAAGAATCCATGATTTTTTCTAACAATTCATCTTTATTTTTCACGCTCCATTCTTTTTTAGGGATGAAAGAAATAAAAGTATCGGTTTGATTCAACCCCCCTAAATCCAGCCCCAATTCATCGCTCCCTGTGCGCGCGACAATGCTTTTGACTTCCTTGATGTGCTTTTTAATCGCGCTCTCAATGTTTAACATGAGATCTTTAGATTGATCTAAAGAAATAGAAGGGGTGGTTTCCACGCTCAAAACCACATCGCCCTCATCTAAAGCGGGCATGAAATTCTTCCCCACAAAAGGGAATAAAGAAAGGCTTGCGATTAAAAAAACAAACGCTCCTAAAATCACTTTTTTAGGGTTATGCACAAAAAATTCCAATAAAGGGGCGTAGATTCTGTTTAAAAACCTCGTTAAAAAGGTTTCGCTATGGGGCGTGGCTTTTAACACAAGAGAGCTCACTACAGGAATGATAGTGATGGATAAAACTAAAGTGCCTAAAAGCGCGTACACTATGCTTTGCGCTAAAGGCCTAAACATCTTGCCCTCTAACCCCTGCAAGGTCAAAATCGGCACAAAAAACACAATAATAATCACCACCCCGCTCACCACTGAAACAGCGATTTCTTTACAAGAGCGATAGATCGCATGGAGTTTAGTGGTTTTAGTGTTAGCGCTCAATTTTTCAAAAGCGTTTTCCACCACCACTACGGCTGAGTCAATGAGCATCCCTATAGCGATAATCAACCCCCCCAAACTCATCAAGTTTAAAGTCAGATCGCTAAACTTGATAAAAATAAACGCCACGGACAAGCTTAAGGGTAAGATCACCCCCACAGCCACGCTCGCCCTCAAATTCCCTAAAAATAAAAAAAGCGTGATGATGATTAAAACAACGGCTTCAATGAGGGTTTTAGAAACGGTGGCAATGGCTTTTTGCGTGAATTGTGAGCGATCATAAAAAACATTAATGGAAACGCCACTCGGTAAAAAGGGTTTTAATTCCTCTAGTTTTTGATACACTTGAGTGATGATTTCTTTGGTGTTAGCGTCTTTTAAAGAAAGCACCAAGCCCTCTGTGGTCTCGCCCACGCCATCTTTAGTAACAAACCCCAAACGGGTGCGAGACTGGCTGATGACTTTTGCAAAATCCTTAATGTGCAAATGCCCTAAATTCGTGGAAACGGTGATTTTGCCAATGTCTTCCAAACTTAAAGAAGCGGTTTGGATTTTGACTAAAAAAGTCTCGCCATCCCTATCCACGCGCCCCGCTCCGCTGTTTCTTAAATTCACTCTCACAGCCGATTCTAAATCAGAAATACTCACCCCAAGCCTTGCCATGTCGTTAAAATCCGGCACGATCACAAACGCTCTGCTAAAGCCTCCAATAGAATTGACATCCGCCACACCGCTAATCATTCTTAATTGCGGGCGGATCACAAAGTCTAAAAGCTGTCGTTTTTCTATCTCGGTGATATTGCCATCAATGGTGAACATAAAAATGTCTGATAGTGGCGTAACAATGGGTGCCATGCCCCCTTCAACCCCCACGGGCAAATCTTTCATCACGCTGCTCAAGCGCTCATTGACAATATTTCTCGCTAAATAAATATCTACACTGTCATCAAAATCTATCGTAATATCTGAAATAGAATATTTTGAA contains:
- a CDS encoding dynamin-like GTPase family protein, which produces MILRAQTNFVEFLEQVLEVLKGVEIDKTECSTLLASVQKQQLVIPVVGNFSAGKSTLLNRFLGSSVLPTGITPETSLATELHYSTNERIEAFSNNDEKTESFELNEQSFEVIKKNAAEYSYLKVYLNNEALKDSAPLVFVDMPGFDSPISSHTHAILEYLERGVHFVILTSVEEGNLTKRMVRELKNLLEFDKGLSFILSKTNLRTPSQVEEISHYIEEQLQDHLDLTTHLIHSNKDNNALLEVADKIDAEKLFSALYLKRLKFLNSQLQNSLKSVIKNFDYSKEKALEEIQALDLSVKDIEKTYEKLRANLEEEYSSVAVGSVVKKVVEEIREQKSYLASLTNKPNEFNSEIESIMQQSLIKNAKLEIEKINLSFSKDFCAEFASLNNTQLSSGFSVNLEHGLELGINALSVILAKNPVTRPFVLILQGLKPLLKELLILLPNIIASFFRNEEKERAKLENLIEVKVIPEVQYKLKKVLPGLFNECLENSLKGLKDRCELEITHKKQEIALAQTEKEKHLNDLENQKQILENKINALSDLEQQYLKD
- a CDS encoding endoribonuclease VapD, whose protein sequence is MYAVTFDLDTNCLNENAVNLSKVYSDIRKFMEQHGFKWQQGSVYFGDETINAVTCVATVQILAKQIPSFAVCVKDVRMLKIEENNDLMPAIKIVL
- a CDS encoding DUF3240 family protein, translating into MLALEIYIDICLKDALIDYLFEKGFDDFFYVECYKYAASSLLLSQKEQVSGRKDYAKFKLFLSEEVALPLAQALKNQFASKEMKLFYSQTHGL
- a CDS encoding efflux RND transporter permease subunit — protein: MLASIIEFSLRQRVIVIVGAILILFFGTYSFINTPVDAFPDISPTQVKIILKLPGSSPEEMENNIVRPLELELLGLKGQKSLRSVSKYSISDITIDFDDSVDIYLARNIVNERLSSVMKDLPVGVEGGMAPIVTPLSDIFMFTIDGNITEIEKRQLLDFVIRPQLRMISGVADVNSIGGFSRAFVIVPDFNDMARLGVSISDLESAVRVNLRNSGAGRVDRDGETFLVKIQTASLSLEDIGKITVSTNLGHLHIKDFAKVISQSRTRLGFVTKDGVGETTEGLVLSLKDANTKEIITQVYQKLEELKPFLPSGVSINVFYDRSQFTQKAIATVSKTLIEAVVLIIITLFLFLGNLRASVAVGVILPLSLSVAFIFIKFSDLTLNLMSLGGLIIAIGMLIDSAVVVVENAFEKLSANTKTTKLHAIYRSCKEIAVSVVSGVVIIIVFFVPILTLQGLEGKMFRPLAQSIVYALLGTLVLSITIIPVVSSLVLKATPHSETFLTRFLNRIYAPLLEFFVHNPKKVILGAFVFLIASLSLFPFVGKNFMPALDEGDVVLSVETTPSISLDQSKDLMLNIESAIKKHIKEVKSIVARTGSDELGLDLGGLNQTDTFISFIPKKEWSVKNKDELLEKIMDSLKDFKGINFSFTQPIEMRISEMLTGVRGDLAVKIFGDDIGELNKLSFQIAQALKGIKGSSEVLTTLNEGVNYLYVTPNKESMADVGITSDEFSKFLKSALEGLVVDVIPTGISRTPVMIRQESDFASSITKIKSLALTSKYGVLVPITSIAKIEEVDGPVSVVRENSRRMSVVRSNVVGRDLNSFVEEAKKVIAQNVKLPSSYYITYGGQFENQQRANKRLSTVIPLSILAIFFILFFTFKSIPLALLILLNIPFAVTGGLIALFVVGEYISVPASVGFIALFGIAVLNGVVMIGYFKELLLQGKSVEECVLLGAKRRLRPVLMTACIAGLGLIPLLFSHSVGSEVQKPLAIVVLGGLVTSSALTLLLLPPMFMLIAKKIKIN